In the genome of Populus nigra chromosome 19, ddPopNigr1.1, whole genome shotgun sequence, the window TTTAACTTGTTATCGGGTGTTGACAACTATGGATAATGTTTTAGATATTGAATTATTGTATGGATTAGATGGCTCATGTTGCGAAGACTAGAGAGATGAAAATGAGAGATATCAAGTAAGGagtttttaacaatttaatagTTAAATTGGTTGTTATAGTTGACTTCTTTAACATTGATATATGATGTATGTGCTCACattatattgatatattattGACTTTCATGTGCATCACACTCAGTAGAAGACTAGCTTTTATATGAAGTCAcgtttattttgatatatatttggtaGTAAAACCATTttgttattgtatttattaaaattgtCTTATATAGGATATTTCAAGAATTGTAATGTTAACTTAAAcatatttatattcattttgCTCTAAGTTAAGATTGTAAGCTACATGTTATTCATTAAATACTTTAACATTATAAGTTTGCTTGTGTTATTGTACATCATTAAGATTACTGAACTTAAAATCTTTATATGTATGTGTAGAACTATATGTTtggaaaaatatcatttgagaGTGTTGTTTGTGAATGGTTGAGATCTAAGGTAAATGAATCAAGTGTTGAAAGGTTAAGATACATGTGTTAAACATCATATCGTGTGACCTGAAATGAGGGAAATAGTTTGGTACATAAATAAaaggttttaaattaatttgtgtaaATCGATTGGCCACTTGGGATCACTGGATGAATCGATCGCCCACTTGAAAGATTGAACAGTAAAACTAACTACTGTCCAATTTGGTTGATCAAACAGATCGACTGATACCACTAATAGTGAACTGTCTTGGAAATCAATGAAGTTGTATTTTGTAGAAGTATGAAACCTTGCAAAGCAAGAAAGATTcgtgataatatatatatatatatatatatatatatatatatataaaattcccTGCACTatacaattaattatttgaaagtaTTCATGGGAAAATGAGGACATTACACAATTACCTCTAATAAAcggtaaaatagtaattttattatttaaacccacaactcatttgtttttgtttcaaattatttttttgtgttcttaaatcgttttaatatgttaatgccaaaaataaaatttaaaaaataaaaaaaatattatttcaatgtattttcaagtgaaaagtactttgaaaagaAATCACCACCACAATGTCATACGAGctttaaatcaagatatttcCATCGTACAATTTCCACGGACTGAGAATGCACCATAACTCCATCCACCGCATCAGGTGAATGATGCTATGTCATGTTCTTAGCAGTCTTTTTGTGACATGAATAGCCTTTGCCATTTATGTGTCATTGATAAGTATCTAAGTTTCATATGTGCAATAATAATCATTTCCTTGCCAATTTTGAGTTTATAACGAGTATGCCAACATATTCTGCACTCAGTCAACTTTgaattttcaaggtagtacaacgtatagaagtttggacacatattaattttctgatatcctataaaatttcatcatggatttatcactataaaatttatcttttaacctATTCTCTTCAGGTTGCTTTTTGCTCATTCAACAATTATGTCGTAACCAACCTTATGAACCATTATGGTGAACATTTATGCAATgaccaataattttttgtgatttgtgCACTCATCCCATAATGATTCTTCAGAgtctttaaaaagataaaaaaaacttggtcgTGTCTGTATTAGATTCTTCATCTACTATTGGACATTGACCGATATAACCTTGATActttctcattgcatccataaccatattcctataagaattactattgtcatctacaacttcatgtacattgctagaactagaagttgacccaaccatcctttctaTCATGATCTCGTGAGGAACATATGGTTATCTGTGTACAAACTAACATAGGTAtctctctataatttttttttgtagaagatgtatcgttacaacatctggatcaaaaaaacattttatttttacacctatTATATGGATATCTAATAAtacctccactaatatttctcatATTAGATAgtgaataattaataaaaccctaaacctcatTGCAATAATTCATCCTATGCAATCCTTCAAGTGAATCTCGATATATCCATGAACGATTATCAATTACTTATGTCAAACCTAtttagaatattgatgacaacatgtattaattaattacgtaaactaaataaataacagaACATTGatttaactcaaacttattcaaactattttagTATTACTactaattcattatcaattatttacataaattcaaatttctatatatttaccaaaaaactcaactcaataataaaattgacccgttaaataaaccattatttatttcatcacaaaactcCTAAGtcacaaattcaaattaaatttcatcaatttacacaaacaaataaaattttataaaatgttaaacataccctaaaatatataaattatatattcatacaacaaatttaTATGGGAAAAAGggtataaaacaattaaacactaaaacaaaatacatatactataaaaatatataataaaaattaacattttaaaattaagttaaaaaaaagggtaGTCTTGCTTACTCGAAGTGGacaatcatcaataaaatttgaatcaaaacaGGAATGCTGACAAACTGAGTGATGGGGTGGTTGAATTTGTAGTGGGAGattgatttgtgataaaattagAGGGCTGTGTTGTTtgttgtagaaaaaaataaaggaagaagaagaaattgaggaGAGAGGAAGGAGGGTCGCTTgtcaggtcataaattaaatattacagatggaTTTACTGATCGATTTAatggaaaaattttaatttgttgataattttATCTGTAAAAATGACAAGACAAagatatattcaattaaataaattcaccGTAatctatcaataaaaatattttgtcgtTGTgtctatttatatttgttaattttttagtagtatagaattaaacaaaaagtGTAATTAATAATTGAGATGGGTTAATTATAAGGTTGAggcttgtaaaaaaaaaaaagtacttgtGTTTTAAATCGTGGAGTATCGACGTTGGCTGCCATATCATTATAAGAACTCATTCTTAAAAAATAGCATTactccccctttttttttttttttttaatttctcctatattctttccttttattatttcttgattttattaatcCAACGATAGGATAACCCTTTTAACCTACCCCCGTAGATCTCAACCGTTACATTAACCTTGTCTTTTAGCATGCTCTTACATACATTCCTTGTCCTCTTGCCGTTTCCTTTGTTTTGTCGGCATATCTTAagcatctcttttattttctctgaaCCCTCCACACCACCCTCTCTCCCTTCCTGGAATACAcgtttttttacttttggtgCCTCCATTGCTACATTGGTCCTTCTTGATAATGGTAACCATAATggagttattttgattttaatttatgcaCATGAATAGTTGACCCAGTTGATGGTTTTAATATATCGGATGCTTCAATACAGGAAATGTTGGTACCACCATGGCTTGAATCATTATTGTCGGCTGCATTCTTCACCATTTGCCCCAGGCATAGAGAAGCCCCACGTAGCGAATGCAACATGTTCTGCCTTGATTGCAACACCGATTCCTTTTGCTTCTATTGCCGATCAACTCAGCACAAAGATCATCCTGTTATTCAAGTAATTCATCTTTCCTGTTTCGGCGAGTCATTATTGTTTCCATTCTCATCGCATGAATGCAACATCtctgaaaaatatatatgtggGGATATGTGAAAACAGATCAGAAGGTCATCGTATCATGATGTTGTTAGGGTTGCTGAGATTCAAAAGGTTTTGGACATTAGTGGAGTTCAAACTTACGTTATAAACAGTGCTAGAGTTCTTTTCCTTAATGAGAGACCACAACCTAAGAGTAGCACTAGTAAAGGAGTCTCTCATTTATGCGAAATTTGTGGGAGAAGTCTTCTGGATCCCTTTCGTTTCTGTTCTTTGGGATGTAAGGTCAGTGCTTAATTTCTTCTCGTTTCTCTCATCAGATTTCTACCGACCCTTTCCTTTCAAAACTGTCCCACATTGTCATTTAAAACTAGGACATTTGTTGTTATACCAAAAAGCTGCATCTCTTATTTGATTTCTACCCTCTGCGCACCAAATTATTATCACATAATTTTACTTTGTAGTTTTCAATTAGTGACATTGTGGTTGTACCAAGATTTGAGAAGTGTGTTTGGTAAGCAGCCAATgtgttttttagaaatatttatttattttttatttttaacatcaaactattaaaattatataaaaaaaaccttctaaaaaatattaatttaatgtttttaaagaacAAGTTGCACTACGCAAACAAACAgtcattaaaatttaagttgCGATCAAATAATTGGTATTGATCGGAGCTAGCTAGATCGATTAATTTGTAAAGTTTCCTGTTCCTGATGGACTTGTTATTTTGCTTGGATAATGGTTTAAACAAAAGTTAACTTGGTATTTAATCCAGCTTGTAGGAATAAAGAACAGTGGAGATACCAACTTTAACTTGAGCACCAAGAACGAGGAAATTAGAGATGGAATGGCAAGAAGATTGCCattaaaggaagaagaagaattgcGTGAAGGAAGCCAGCAAGACATGTACAAAAGCACGCCAATTCCACCACATTCTACTTCAAGAAGGAGAAAAGGCATCCCCCATAGGGCACCTTTAGGACCCTAATCATTAATTAGCATGCTTAAAAACTCTTTTCTATCCAGCTCATTCTTCACAAGCCAGCATATGGGCCGGGGAAAGATAAGATTTGATAAACAAATTAGAGTAATTATGGATTTCAAagttttaacaaagaaaaataattgtagTTTACAATTAAGTGGGTGGGGGTTCAGTAATAATGGTAGCAATAATGTTTGGGGACATGCAATGGTGTAAATGTTATGTGCACACATGAAcggtttttatataaagaaaaccCACAGCTcagctttttttaattacaagttCATGAAAGGTGCAAGAACACACGATGCTAGACGAAAttctttctttgaaaaatacattCCTTTGTAGAGTTTATCCCAATATTTGTCCAAATTGGAGGTCATTTCATATACATTTTGGCATTTAAAGCTTCCAAGCCAAAACCATAATCAAGTGAAAgaatttaacataaatattgcTGAATTTAACACAAAAAGATTGGAAAGAGGGTGTGTTAAACTATCGGTGTAATAAAAGAGTATTTATTGTAATtcattcctttttaattaaatattacttcttcttttttgtacaCATGCACCTCCTTTACCTTTTTAACTCATGTTATCATCTATTAAATTTTGTAACGAAGAGTTCAATTAAAAaggcatcattttttttttattttttggatccGAACTTTGAGATgagtattttcaaaattttattaatttttttaatatactggcTGATATgagagatttgtttttaagattattaaaaaaatagatttagtattaattaatatgtaaactgattttaatattcttccaaaaatacaaaaatactaagttttttaaattggaaTTTTCAACGAGCGCATTGTCATTCACATCATATTCCataactaaactaaatgatttAGTGTATGTTTGAGTTGatatttccttttaaaaaaaaaattaaagaagtgATCTACCCTAATTATTAATTAGCATGGTTAATAAATCACGGTGAAAGATTTCTACTTCTTTGGTTGTTAAAGATGATGGATTATCTTCTATTACTCAATTTTTAGTGTCAGAAAGTATCTCGAAATTAATTGGATTATAATTCTatcattttcaataatttctaCAAAATCAAAGTTAAGGTACAAAATATAAGTATTAATGTTGCtacttaataatataaataactttttaagaattagagaaaagaaaatactttttttaaaaaatctcaaattataGGATACATAAACTAGGTCATTAAGTCTGTGATACTCCAATCGATTTCTCTTCTTAGAGTGTATGTGCTAAAAAATACTCAAATTCCTCTTGTATTTCGAAGAACTACaagtttgatttaaaattatatagctAGCTTTTGGAGATTTGGAGCACAAGTTTCATATAGCACCCACCATTCATCtatatacaaaattaatatGTAAGATTAtgtcaagataatatttttaaattactttgaatatgaaaataataatatatctgAAGGTAAAAGGTTGCGATCATTTTCTCGAACACTCTACCAAGGTCAAGTCCTGCATTCCTAAACAATTTCATTTCACTTTTAAGCTTGCTTAGCATAATTGTATTTTCATTTGCATACATCTCAACAACATCTAAAAGTCTGGAAATGGTGTTTATATATCTATCCATTAGATTGACAATATATTGAAATCAAAAATTCAACCAAAATCCCGCTGCAAAAAGCTTCATATACAATTGTCCATCTGATCTATTGTTAATGATGTCTAGCTAGGAAAGGTTGCACCTTAGTCATTTTCCTTTGAAATCTCctcaatatttctttctttgcaGAATGGATAACCTCTTATAAATATCTCATAGCAGGTCTATCATCACTATCAACAATTCATAGAACTAAAACTAATGGTTCGACCATTCGTGTAATTGATGCACATTCTTCCCAAAATATAGAGTTCAACATACTATTAACAaaccttttttatttgctaTCTTTAGCATAAGTAGAGGAGACTCATTCTCTAGATGTCACCATAGCtcttaaattatctttgtggaCTAAAATgctttgtaaataaaataacctCTCTAAACAACTTATACAATAATATAGCAATTTTTAAAGCCTCTGATGCAtctactatttaaaaataaatagttcttTTAGAACAATATactgaataaattaattaaagctCTCATTTTTTGATCTGTTAATCTATTAGCCATCAATGTGCAACCAGTCTTCTTTCAAGTTTCTCGataactttaaaaacaaatcttcacTTTATCAATCATCTTTGCCAGGTAATAACCatgaagagcatggaaatttgGTCTTATATAACCAGAACTCATGGTTGTTATATCATTTATAGCATGCTAATAGTAAACAGAGTTAGCAGCATTGAATGACACACATACATCAActattcattttattatatgttgAGAAGATATTTTAAGGACTTGTAATAAACCAAATCAAGCACTACTTAAAAGATATTTAgtttatcttattcaaatagcaaaaaagaatttgatcttATAAAGGGATATTTAGTTTATCATTACCGATAATCAATATGAGAAtgatgagttttaaattaatcctGTGCATACACAAATATGCTCCACTGGGCAGACCTGACCTTCAATCAAATGAATTGTTGTCAAGCTGCTCTTTCCATTAAAATGCGTAAAACTGCTCATATTCCATTCCAATTAGCAAACTCTTTCTTACCAGTTACTCATTTGAATGCTTTATCTAAGATACAATGTGAAAATTTCAGTTACCTAACACAGTAAAACTCTCCGACAAAAATTTAATACAGTGAATGATCATTTTACGAGCTGCAACATTGCATATGTGTACATCAGTTTGCAATTCAACTTAGAGGCCGCAACATAAATAGTAAACTCTCGATTGTTTAAACAACAGGGGtagcaaaatataaataaagatcaCAGAAATACATACTGCAACACTGCATTTATAGTTGtattatatattgatttatggctatatatatatatatatatcacatgaTATATGATCCCACTACTATCATTAATTCCCTCATTGTTCTCATATTGATAATACTAATGGTGTTTCAATACCAGTCACTAAATCTAGCACAATTAATTTGACTTGTACTTTGTCACTAGAACATACATTATTAGTTCCAGACTAGTCTAGTAATATTTTCTTAGTGTCTTGCATAATCCGGAAAACAAATTGTTTATAATTAACGTATTtgcatttttatcctttttataatctcaatagTAATAAGATTATTGGGTGTGTTACTAAGAGTGTAGATTatatcatagtttttagacccggtCCGGTCCAAGGCTCGAGTTCCGGATTTTGACcgggtcaattctttttttttaatcaaaacgacgtcattttagtaaaaaaaataaaagttaacggGCTGAAACCGAGTTTTTGATCCGGTCTTGCCGGATCACATCGggtttttcctttccttgtttttctctcAACCCGATCTGGTTTCAACCCCGAGTTGATCGGGTCCCGGGTTAACCTGCCGGGTCAGGCcgaatttcaaaactatgaattatattatgttaataatatttgttcGAGCAGGTATTTTTCTACTATACACTCAGGTCatcatttgaaaaattagatATTGTGATGGCATCGTAATTTAGGAGATGTATTTTTTGGTAATTTGAGACATTTATTTCTAAGTTTATTTTCAaactatagtattttttattttatgtgacaCTTATGTTTTGGCTAATAGTCATcgcttttcttattcttttagttttaataagACGTTAATAAGTTTTTCATTAGTCCATTCGAATATATGGATCCAtctctagttttatttattttttattattgttagttTATGATATTTCTTTTTCCGGTTATATTCGATAAAATCTAAGGGTGATGTCTTTAATTATTTCTATGAATTTCATAAAATGGTTCAAACTTAGTGTTAATCCATCCATCGGTAACATTCATGGAACTACATATTCTTATACTCTCAACAAAATAGTGTTgtagaatataaaaattataacatatTAGAAATAGCTCGTGCTATGCTATTCTATTTTCAGAATTATGTTAGCACCTTCACTATTTACTTAATGAATCATGTTTTTAGTTGAGTGTTTGCTTTTAAACATCATTATAATTAGAGGTAagtaaaaaaaccgaaccatatatatataaaaaaaccgattaaattttaaaaaaactaaccggtttggttcggtttggtttcggttttataagcctaaaaccaaaaaaacgaaccgaaccaaatccaaaccgaaaaaacaaaaaaaaccgagtcaaaccggaaaaaaaccaagccaaactgagccaaaaccgagtcaaaccggtttgaactagtttttgttctaaaaaa includes:
- the LOC133679122 gene encoding protein RGF1 INDUCIBLE TRANSCRIPTION FACTOR 1-like is translated as MEMLVPPWLESLLSAAFFTICPRHREAPRSECNMFCLDCNTDSFCFYCRSTQHKDHPVIQIRRSSYHDVVRVAEIQKVLDISGVQTYVINSARVLFLNERPQPKSSTSKGVSHLCEICGRSLLDPFRFCSLGCKLVGIKNSGDTNFNLSTKNEEIRDGMARRLPLKEEEELREGSQQDMYKSTPIPPHSTSRRRKGIPHRAPLGP